The uncultured Desulfatiglans sp. DNA window CGCGGAGGGGCGGGTTGCTGCCTTTCAGAACCAGCTTCTCGCGTCTTGTTTCCGCTCTTCTGACGATCGGCAGCGGGGGTTCGGCCGGTCCGGAGGGGCCGGTGGTGATCAGCGGCGGCAGCATCGGCTCCAACATCGCGACCTTTTTCGGGCTCAAGGACCGGCAGCGGGTGGTCATTGTGGGCTGCGGGGCCTCGGCTGCGATCGGCGCCATCTTCAATGCCCCTGTCGCGGGTATCGCCTTTACGCTGGAGGTGATCCTGGGGGAGTGGGCTCCGGTGAATCTCATCCCGATCGCCATGGCATCGGTGGTAGGCACCTCCGTGAGCCGGCTGCTCCAGGGCAACCAGATCCCCTTCGAGCATCAGGCCTTTCCGGTGGCGGGTTTGGATCTGGTGGCCTGCATCGGCTTGGCCTTGTTCACGACCGTAAGCTCGGTCGGTCTTATGCGGATGGTCTCGGCGGTGCACACCTGGTCCACGAAGCGGGTTTCCGTCGGGTGGATGCGGGCCGGCCTTGGCGGCCTCATGGTGGGAGGCATCGGCCTGTTCCTTCCGGCTGTCCTTGGCGAGGGCTATGAGGTGATCCGGGAGATTCTCAGGCAGCAGATCTCAGCCGGCGTGGGCATGGTCGCACTCCTGGTCGCTGCCAAGATCTTGGTAACGGGCTTGACCCTCGGGAGCGGCGGTTCCGGGGGGCTCTTCGCCCCTTGCCTGGTCGTCGGCTGCTTCACCGGGTTGTTTTACCAGCGTGCGTTGGTATGGCTGATGCCTTCGGTCGAGTGGGCCGGTGAGAGCTACTTCGCCCTGCTCGGTATGGCCGGCGTGATCAGCAGCGTCATGCAGGCGCCGATGACCGGCATCTTTTTGATCAGCGAGATCACGGGGGGCTACGAAGTTCTGCTTTCCGTCGTGCTGGTCTCCGTCCTGAGTGTATCTATCAGCAGCTATATCGAACCTGTCTCCGTCTATCACCGGGAGCTGGTGGCGACGGGCGAATTTCTCCGGCCGGGATCGGATCGGAAGATCCTTTCGGACCTGAATATCGCCGAACTCCTTGAAACCGATTGCGTGCCTCTGCACCCGGAGATGCTCCTGAAGGACCTGGTGGCGCGGGTGGAACAGGGGCGCCGGAACTACTTTCCTGTAGAGGATCCGGAGAACGGGCGATTCCTCGGAATGGTTCATTTGGACGATGTCCGAGAGTTCCTTTTCCATCCGGATCTTTACCATTCGGTACTGGTGGAAGAGGTCATGCAGCGGGATATTCCCACCGTGGGCCTGGACGATGACCTCGGCCATGTATTCCAGCTCTTCGATGAGGAAAAGGTCTGGAGCCTGCCGGTCGTCCACGGGGATGGGCGCTTTGCCGGGCTGATCTCAAAGGCCACTATCCTGGACCACTACCGCAGGGAACTGATGGTCCAGCAGAATGTGTAAAACAGACCGCCTCGCTTCCGGATACATCCGTTGGAACATGTTCCTCCCCGTCCGTTCCCGGCCAACGACTGTTGCGGACGCAGTGACTGAATCGCCTGTAACGGGCGTTCATCACCCGGTGCGCCGCTTTATTTCCTATCCGGGCTTCTGCCTCCGCATAGGGCAGGGGAAGGATCGGTCGCCGGCGCTTCATCACCAGTCGTAGAGGATCTCCCATTCGTCTCCGAATGCCGGACCCTGGGGGGTGTAGGTTTTCGTCAGGGTCTTGCCGGTCCCGGGTTTCCCGCCCGACTGCTCCTGCCAGAAACGCAGCACGATGGCCGGCAGATCGGCAGCATTACCTGATCCGCCTGGCTCCTCATAGGCCGGTTTCCAGACCTCCCTTTCTTCGATGACCTTCCACACGGCGCTGGAGCGCTTGTTCCTGACCCTCTCTCCGACCCGAGCCAACCCCTGCTTCTCCCGCAGGTCTTTGAAACGGTAATTTGAACGCGCGCCGTGGTCTAAGACACGCTCACCCATGACCATGATCCCTATAGCCCCCAATGGGGCGGTCAGGATGATAGACAGGACCGCCACGGCAAGGATGACCTCGCCTCCCGCCACGCCGGCCGCCAGGGGAATCGCGCCGATGGCCGCCTGGACCGTGGCCTTCGGCAGATAAGCGACGACGCAGAAAGCCCGCTCTTTCCAGTTCAGGGGCGTGCCGAAAAGGGAGACATAGGTGCCGATGCTTCGAAAGAACAGGCCCGCCAGAATCAACGCCATGCCGGCCAGGCCTGCCTTCCATGCCACCTGGATGTTGACCTGGGCGCCGACGAGCACGAAGAGCAGCAGTTCGGCGAAGACCCAGAGCTTCTTGAGTTTCTGAGAGATGATGTGCGCGATCGACTCCGATTTCTCGAGGATGATGAATCCGATCGCCATGACCCCAAGAAGGCTCGCTGCGGGGACCCATTGTTCGACGGCTCCTTCGATCCAGGTCAGCAGGATGGCTGTGCCCAGGACCACGAGGGTGCGTTTGGGCGGACGCCAGTCGTAGCGCCGGAAAAGCCAGAGTAGAAAAAACCCCGGGATGACCCCCAAAAGGATCCCGAGGCCGATGGAAAGCGGGATCTCGGCCAATTGGGTCCAAACGTGGATTTCCCCTCCGCCGGCCATGCCAAGGGCGATCGTAAAGAGCACGATCACGAAGACATCGTCGATGGCGGAGGCCCCGAGGAGGAGGGTCGGGATGCCTTTCCCGGTTCCGCGGCCGCGGTCCATGAAATCGATCATGAGCGGGACCACGACGGCGGGCGAGACGGCCCCCAGGATGGTTCCCAGGATGGCTGCTTCGATGTGGGTGATGGGCAGGAGCATGGGTCCGACCCACGTGACGGCGGCGATCTCGAAAAGGGCGGGGACCATGCTCATGGTGACGGCCGCTTTGCCGACACGGTGCAGGGTGTCCCGCCGCAGTTCGAAACCGGCCCGGAGCAGGATGACGATCAGGGCGATCTTGCGGAAGTCCCCGGATACGTTCATCATCTCCGGGTTGATGAGGTCGAGGACATAAGGCCCGGCGAGGACTCCCACCAGAAGCATTCCCACGAGTCCGGGGAGTCTCACCCGACGCAGGAGGTAATCCGCGCTGAGGCCGAGAAGGATGATCAGGGCGATGCTGACAGCCATTGTCATTTCCTTTCCAAGGCGTTGTAGAAGCCCTTTGCCCTTTTGGAGGCAAAGGACCGAAAAAAGCCCCATCGGTCATGGACGCGATGGGGCTTTTTCAGGGTGTGATATCGATATTCCTGCCCCATCCGGAGCAGGAGTCATCATCCCTCGGTTCAGGGCGGTTCAGGCAGACTCCATTGCCTGTTACTGATTTCGTCGAGATCGTATGTCAAGACCACCCTCCGTGTCAACATCTCGGGCGCGCTTTGCGCCACCTTTCCTTGTGAAAAAGGTTTTTTTACCCGCGGCATGGGTCTGGAGAGTCTGTCCAAGGCAGATCCATATCCTTTTTTCCAAAAAAAATACATAAAAGTAGCGTATATGCTTGATAAATACAAATTTGTAAAGATTGTCCAAGAGATAACATGATTTCAACGATTGATAAGCAATGGAAATTGAATGACTTGAAGAAAATGCGCACTTCTCCCTGGGATCGGCACAGATCTGGCAAACCTAGGTTTCCATCCGGAAATGGTCTTTTTGGCCAATCTCGGCGTCAATCTGCACGTTTGCTTGTGCGGCGACCTGCAGGTCGCCTCCGCGCAAACGCTTGATTTCCTTGATATTGGCCAAAAATCCTCATTTCCGCATTGGAAACTGGGTTCTACCGGGAAATCATTTCCGGATGGAAACAACCTAGGTTTCCATCAAAATCCCGGGATGATTTCGCAGCGGCGAGACGCAGCTGCAACACAAAATAAGGAGGAAGGAGCGTGAAGAAAATCGAAGCCATCATCAAGCCTTTCAAACTGAACGAGGTCAAGGCCGCCCTCGCCGGGGCCGGAGTGAAGGGGATCACCGTCACCGAGGTCAAAGGGTTCGGCCGCCAGAGGGGGCACCGTGAGACCTACCGGGGAGCGGAGTATCAAGTCGATTTCGTTCCGAAGGTCAAGATCGACGTAGTCGTCGAGGCCGGCATGGTGCCGAAAGTGGTTGCGGCGATAACGGACACGGCGCGGACCGGACAGATCGGTGACGGAAAGATCTTCGTTTTGCCGATCGAAGAAGCGGTGCGCATACGCACCGGCGAGTCGGGCCGGGACGCTTTGTAGGCTATCCCTTTGAAGTAGTTCATTCCTGGCTGCTGAAGCACTTCCCGAAGGCAATCTGCCAAGCCGACAAACAGGTGGAGGGACGCAACCAGGGAGCGGGAGTGCATGATTACCGGAGCGGGAAGGAGACGTATTCGAATGAAAACAGCGATGATTTTTTTATTCATTTATGCGGGAGGTGCTTTCGCCTGTGCCTGGGCGGGAGACGATCCTCCGACGCCGATGTCGAACAAGGAGGCGATCGCGTTGGTCCAAACGCATGCCGACTATGTGTGGACGCTTGTTGCGGCTGCGCTGGTGTTCTTTATGCAGGCCGGTTTTGCCATGGTGGAGGCGGGATTTACCCGTGCCAAAAATGCTATCAATATCATGATGAAGAACCTGATGGACTTTTCCATGGGATCTTTGGCCTTCTGGGCGCTTGGCTTCGGATTGATGTTTGGTGCCTCGAGTACCGGGTGGATCGGTACAAGCGGATTCTTCCTGAGTGATTTCGAGGCAGGCGGTGACCCCTGGGTACTGGCCTTCTGGATGTTTCAAGTGGTCTTTGCGGCTACGGCCGCGACCATCGTGTCCGGTGCCATGGCTGAAAGGACAAAGTTTTCTGGGTATCTGGTCTACAGCCTCTTTGTAAGCGGTTTCATTTACCCGGTTTTCGGAAGCTGGGCATGGGGAGGGCTTTTCAACGGCGGCGGATGGCTCGAAGGCCTCGGGTTCATCGACTTCGCTGGTTCCACGGTGGTCCATTCCGTGGGCGGCTGGTCGGCCCTTGCCGGAGCGATCGTTCTTGGGCCGAGGCTTGGAAAGTATCTCCCGGACGGAACGATACGTCCCATTCTGGGACATAATATCCCGCTGGCGGCCCTCGGTGTCTTTATCCTGTGGCTCGGCTGGTTCGGCTTCAATCCAGGTTCGACCACTGCGGCCAACAAGGACATCGCACTGATCTTCGTGAACACCAATCTGGCCGCTGCGACGGGCGCCCTTTTCGCCATGTTTTCGTCCTGGTTGAGGTTCGGCAAACCTGATGTGAGCATGAGTTTGAACGGTGCACTGGCCGGACTCGTTGCGATTACCAGCCCCTGCGCGAATGTATTGCCGCTGAGTGCCATCGTCATCGGTGCAGTGGCGGGTGTCCTGGTGGTTTTTTCGGTGGTGTTTTTCGACCGGATGAAAATAGACGATCCAGTCGGCGCCATCTCGGTCCACGGGGTCAACGGGGCCTGGGGCACCTTGGCCGCCGGTCTCTTCAACATGGGAGGAACCTCGGCAAAAATCATCGGGGTTCAACTCCTGGGGATTGGAGCCTGCTTCGCGTGGACCTTCTTTACAGCTTTCATCCTCTTCAAGGTCATCGATAAGACGATCGGCCTGAGGGTCAAACCCGAGGAAGAGGCTGATGGCCTTGACCATGGAGAACATGGCGGCAATGCTTATCCGGATTTCGAGGTGTCTTCCTATGCACAGCAATAGTCCGGCTTGAGGATCCACCGCAACGGATCGAAATTCCAAGAACTGTTTACGTCGGGCCTGGGAGCCCGCCGCAAAAAACGAGACGAGAGGAGAAAAATCCATGAAGATGTTTAAGCATTTGAGCAGAGTAGTCCTTATTATTGCCGTCCTGCTGTCTGCGGCGGCCGTTCCAACCCGGGCGGAAGAGGAACCGGCCCCAACCGCTTCGGCGGACGTGGCGTTTATGAGTCAATACATCTGGCGGGGGTACGAACTCAGCAAGGACAGCCTGGTGATTCAACCGTCGGTGACGGTGGGGTACATGGGGTTCAGCCTCAACCTCTGGGGCAATATCGATACGGACGTTTATGGGGATGATCGCAACGAGGCCCAATGGAACGAAACCGATCTGACATTCGGCTACGAGCGGACGGTCGGCCCCGTCAACCTGGGGGCGGGGTATATCTACTATGCCCTTGACGGTTTGGACGACTCTCAGGAGCTTTATGCCAGTGCCGGCCTAGATGTCTTTCTCTCTCCGACCCTGACGATCTATCGGGAAATCGCGCACGTTCCGGCCTGGTATCTGAAACTCGGGATATCCCATTCGTTCGAACTCCCGCGGGAGATCAGCCTCGATCTCGGGGCATCGGCCGGGTACTACTTTTCGGACGATGACGATTTCTCCGAAGCCGGAAATCCGAACGAGAAATACCGCAGCCTGCATGACGGGCTGGTTTCCGTGGGCTTGACCATCCCGCTCGGCGACTATTTCAGCTGCGCGCCCATGATCGCCTACTCCTTCCCGCTCTCGAGCGAGGCGGATGACCTGATTACGGATGCAAGTTACAGCCAGGATTCGGACTTTTTCTTCGGAGGGGTGACTTTTTCCCTGGCCTTCTGAGTTCCTTTGTTGCCAAACCTGGTAAGACCTGCCCCTGGCTTTCCACAGAAAGACCAGGGGCAGCTTTTTGCGCATGTTTTCAGCTTGTCCGCAAACTGCTTCGTCTTCTTTCAGCCCGAAAGGCGTATGCCGGGATCGAAGGCCTTCTATTTTCCCATCCGGAAATGGTCTTTTTGGCCAATCTCGGCGTCGATCTGCACGTTCGCTGTTACGGCGATCTGCAGGTCGCGAATCCTTTTTGAACCAACATAGACATCGTCCCTGCCGCCGCCTGCCACTAAGGCGTCTTCCGTATAAAAGGACATTCCCTTTTCTATGTTTCCGGATGTCAGGGTAGGCACTCACTCGCTCGCCATCTTGCGGATCTTTTCACAGGCATCTTCTACGTTTGCCTTTTCTCCGGTTGCTTCGAGGATGACCTGCCCTCTGGAGGTAAAAGAAATACCTTGCTGTGATTTGGTTCCGATCATGATTGATTCGAGGATGGGCGGGTTGACCAAGTCGACTGATTGCCAGGCGACTTTGAAGAAAGCCCCGGATCCTCCGGCCTTGTCGGACTCTGCCACCACGTACCGCATCGACGAAAACGGGGGAAGCTGAACGGGCCCATCCTGAAATCTTTTCAACAGAGTACCTTTGGAATTATGATAATCTGCATATAACACCGTAATCGGCTGTTTGGGGTCCACATTTCGAATGCTGAGGGTAACTGCAAGGTAGATGGGATTTTCCTGATCCCCTTGGTAGATGTGTGAATACACTGGAACATAAACGCTCTGACCCTTGCTCGGATCTTCACCGGCCTGAGCGCCTGCCGAGTACGCCCAAATAAGCCCGGTGAATATCAAGAGCCACAGGTGTGTATGTCGGCCCTTCTTCCTCCTTGCCATGAGCACCTCCTTGCTCTCTGGTTCATGATACTTGATTGGCATATTGCCATTACCGAACCGATGCGTCATCCAGGAATGTTTTCTCCGGTTTCTGCTAAAAAATGTTATAATCAGTTTTATTATATTTAATTCAGTAATATGTCGGAGAGTCGATCCAGGTCCTTTCCTGGACCAAGGGCTATGAGGGTATTTCCTTCCTCGATGACTGTTTCCGAGGATGGGTTGAAAACCATTTCTCCGCCCTTCTTCCTGATCGCTACGATGATCACATTCATTTCCTTGCGGATCCCCGAATTGATCAGACTGACGCCGTTCAACCTGGATTGTTCGCCCACTTGGAGTTCTTCGAGCTTTAGTTCAATATTTGATTCGTGCATGGTGAAATCGATGAAATCCATTACCGCGGGCTTTAAAATGGTGTGGACCATTCTCATGCCGCCGATAAGATAGGGAAGGACAACCTTATTGGCTCCGGCCCTCATCAACTTCTTTTCGGTTGCATCATTATCCGCTCGCGAAACGATAAACAGCCTCGGATTGAGCCCCCGGGCCGTCATGGTGATAAAAAGATTGTCTGCATCGGACAACACAACCGTAACGAGGCCTTTGGCTGTTTCGATGCCGGCTTCCAGCAGAATGTCGTCGCTGGTGGCGTCGCCGATAATGTGGGGGATGTTTTCCTCCTCCAGGATTTCCCTCAAGTCAGGAGATTGATCGATCACCACCAGGGGAACCCCTTGGCCCTTCAGCCCCCTGGCGATTATTTTCCCGATGCGTCCGAATCCACAGACGATGTAGTGATTTTTGATGGATCGTAGCTCCTTCCCCAATTTTCGCCTCCCCAGGATGGTCTTTACCTGTGTCTCCACCATGATCTGGGCCACCATCCCCAGGCTGTACGCCATGATGCCCATGCCCATGAAGATAATGAAAATGGTGAAGACCCGCCCCGAACTCGAAACGATATTTACCTCTCCAAAACCTACCGTAGTGATCGTGATAATGGTCATGTACAAGGCATCGATAACCGGCCAGCCTTCCAGAAGAACGTAGCCCAGAGTGCCGACCAGGAGAATCAGCACAAGCATCATGGCCCCCCGGATGGCATGCCTCACAGCCTTCGATTGACGTGAAGTCTTTTCTTTTCTGTTTGTTGTCATTCTCTTGTGGATTTATCCTAGGTACCAGGCTTGTCAGCAGTGTTTGAATGAGAATGCTTCAAGAATTCGTTTTTCTAAAGACTGAAATACAAAAATATGATTTTTCCTGCGATGGATTTTCGGTCGACTTAGCAGTCAGGCTCCCTGTGCCTCCTGTGACTTCCTATTTGGATTCCATCCGGAAATGGTTTCCCGGTAGAACCCAGTTTCCAATCCGGAAAGGAGGATTTTTCTTCACACCCTTCGGGTACTCAGTCCCACCCCTGCAGAGCAAGTCCCGGTTTCTTCACCCGCTGCACGTGCTCAGTCCCACCGCTTCGCGGGAAATCCAGTTCTGCCAATATCAAGGAAATTAGCAACTTGCGCCGAGGCGACCTGCGGGTCCCCGCACAACCAAATAAGCAACCGTGCAGATTGACGCCGAGATTGGCCAAAAAGACCATTTCCGGATGGAATCTAGATCGCGTCACGGCTGTTCACCATTTCTCCATTTGTGAGGCATCGTAGAAGAGCGCTCGAGATACTGTCACGTACGGCCGTTGCATGCTTTTTCAGAAGTTTCTTCATGTGTTTTTGGATGACATCTTAATTTTGGACAACCATTATATCAAGTAGTCAGGCACCTTTTCGAGATCGAAGCGTTCGCAGTCGAGCACGTTGAGCCCGAAGGTGATGAGCTTTCGTTTGACGGCGGTGGTGTCGTCAGGATAGAAGCGCGGGTTGGCGATGACCAGGATGCGAAAGGCGAAGAAAGGCTGAACCATGCTTAGCAGATCGTGGTCTCCGGTCAGTTCGAGGTAGTTTTCTGCGAACACTCGGCAAAGCTCGGCGAAAGGCCCCTCGAAGCATCCGCGGTCCTTCAGGGCATAGTAGATGTAATTGGATGCCAGGCAGCTGACGTCATCGGCGGCCTCGCCCCACCTCCCGCGCGAGCGGTCCAGCAGGGTGAACCCCTCTCCGTGGAAGCGGATATTTCCGGGGTGGTAGTCTCCATGGACATTGCAAAGCCTTTCAACCTTGTCCCGCAGCTTTTCCCACCAGGAGACTCCTTTTCGGGCAAAAGCGGAAAGCTCTTGGAAGCTGGCGAACGGGACCGCGTCGTAGGTGTCGATGATGCCCATGATGCACTCGCCATGGCCGACCAGTTCGCGGATCCTGCGGCGGTAAAGGGAGCACGCGTTCGGGCCCTGGTAGCGACGTTGATGCAGTCTGGCCAGAAACCGCGCCAATGCCCGGGTCCTTTCCCTGTCCTGTTCGGTCAGGGCGTGGCGCTGGAGGATGGCATCGAGATCCTCCACATACGGTGTGCCGGGGGCTGTTTTCATGAAGATGAAGAACTCTTGGGCATCCTTGAGGGAGATCAACCGGTCCGGAGCGTCGCCCACGACGTCGATCGCCTCGACATGCTGCGGCATGTCGTTGTAGTCCGCGTAGGCGAGGAGCAGAACCCGCGCCCGGTCCGAAAAATGGTCATGACCGAATTCAGCCGGGAACAAGGTTTTGAGGATCAGATCCCGCTGCTTTCCGTCCGTTTCGAAGGCGAGTTTGAATGCGGTGCCGTGCACCCCTTTACCGAGGCGCTTCATCGTTAGATTCGACACGCTGCTGCCGTAAACGGTTTCAAGGTGTTGTCGGACTTTGGTCTCGAGGTCCATGAGGTTCCCCCTTTCCAACGACGAAAACGGGCTTCGCCTTCAGACAGGCGAAGAGGCGTTCCCTGTCTGTTGTGTGCGGTGCAAGCGGCCGGAGCC harbors:
- a CDS encoding putative signal transduction protein with CBS domain containing protein (Evidence 3 : Putative function from multiple computational evidences) yields the protein MHRLLLRLDERLQLIVISCVVGVCGGLLSVLLNRSLHAFAGWVKPLSGEIYAMLFPAGGAMLSWIFLNYVMREKGGHGVPDVIQSVSRRGGLLPFRTSFSRLVSALLTIGSGGSAGPEGPVVISGGSIGSNIATFFGLKDRQRVVIVGCGASAAIGAIFNAPVAGIAFTLEVILGEWAPVNLIPIAMASVVGTSVSRLLQGNQIPFEHQAFPVAGLDLVACIGLALFTTVSSVGLMRMVSAVHTWSTKRVSVGWMRAGLGGLMVGGIGLFLPAVLGEGYEVIREILRQQISAGVGMVALLVAAKILVTGLTLGSGGSGGLFAPCLVVGCFTGLFYQRALVWLMPSVEWAGESYFALLGMAGVISSVMQAPMTGIFLISEITGGYEVLLSVVLVSVLSVSISSYIEPVSVYHRELVATGEFLRPGSDRKILSDLNIAELLETDCVPLHPEMLLKDLVARVEQGRRNYFPVEDPENGRFLGMVHLDDVREFLFHPDLYHSVLVEEVMQRDIPTVGLDDDLGHVFQLFDEEKVWSLPVVHGDGRFAGLISKATILDHYRRELMVQQNV
- a CDS encoding NhaP-type Na+(K+)/H+ antiporter — its product is MGLFSVLCLQKGKGLLQRLGKEMTMAVSIALIILLGLSADYLLRRVRLPGLVGMLLVGVLAGPYVLDLINPEMMNVSGDFRKIALIVILLRAGFELRRDTLHRVGKAAVTMSMVPALFEIAAVTWVGPMLLPITHIEAAILGTILGAVSPAVVVPLMIDFMDRGRGTGKGIPTLLLGASAIDDVFVIVLFTIALGMAGGGEIHVWTQLAEIPLSIGLGILLGVIPGFFLLWLFRRYDWRPPKRTLVVLGTAILLTWIEGAVEQWVPAASLLGVMAIGFIILEKSESIAHIISQKLKKLWVFAELLLFVLVGAQVNIQVAWKAGLAGMALILAGLFFRSIGTYVSLFGTPLNWKERAFCVVAYLPKATVQAAIGAIPLAAGVAGGEVILAVAVLSIILTAPLGAIGIMVMGERVLDHGARSNYRFKDLREKQGLARVGERVRNKRSSAVWKVIEEREVWKPAYEEPGGSGNAADLPAIVLRFWQEQSGGKPGTGKTLTKTYTPQGPAFGDEWEILYDW
- a CDS encoding hypothetical protein (Evidence 5 : Unknown function) translates to MKSCYLLDNLYKFVFIKHIRYFYVFFLEKRIWICLGQTLQTHAAGKKTFFTRKGGAKRARDVDTEGGLDIRSRRNQ
- a CDS encoding exported hypothetical protein (Evidence 5 : Unknown function) translates to MVFLANLGVNLHVCLCGDLQVASAQTLDFLDIGQKSSFPHWKLGSTGKSFPDGNNLGFHQNPGMISQRRDAAATQNKEEGA
- the glnB gene encoding regulatory protein P-II for glutamine synthetase (Evidence 2a : Function from experimental evidences in other organisms; PubMedId : 2574599, 2885322, 2907369, 7866749, 8226691, 8293810, 8412694; Product type r : regulator), which encodes MKKIEAIIKPFKLNEVKAALAGAGVKGITVTEVKGFGRQRGHRETYRGAEYQVDFVPKVKIDVVVEAGMVPKVVAAITDTARTGQIGDGKIFVLPIEEAVRIRTGESGRDAL
- a CDS encoding conserved membrane hypothetical protein (Evidence 4 : Unknown function but conserved in other organisms), which encodes MKTAMIFLFIYAGGAFACAWAGDDPPTPMSNKEAIALVQTHADYVWTLVAAALVFFMQAGFAMVEAGFTRAKNAINIMMKNLMDFSMGSLAFWALGFGLMFGASSTGWIGTSGFFLSDFEAGGDPWVLAFWMFQVVFAATAATIVSGAMAERTKFSGYLVYSLFVSGFIYPVFGSWAWGGLFNGGGWLEGLGFIDFAGSTVVHSVGGWSALAGAIVLGPRLGKYLPDGTIRPILGHNIPLAALGVFILWLGWFGFNPGSTTAANKDIALIFVNTNLAAATGALFAMFSSWLRFGKPDVSMSLNGALAGLVAITSPCANVLPLSAIVIGAVAGVLVVFSVVFFDRMKIDDPVGAISVHGVNGAWGTLAAGLFNMGGTSAKIIGVQLLGIGACFAWTFFTAFILFKVIDKTIGLRVKPEEEADGLDHGEHGGNAYPDFEVSSYAQQ
- a CDS encoding conserved exported hypothetical protein (Evidence 4 : Unknown function but conserved in other organisms), whose translation is MKMFKHLSRVVLIIAVLLSAAAVPTRAEEEPAPTASADVAFMSQYIWRGYELSKDSLVIQPSVTVGYMGFSLNLWGNIDTDVYGDDRNEAQWNETDLTFGYERTVGPVNLGAGYIYYALDGLDDSQELYASAGLDVFLSPTLTIYREIAHVPAWYLKLGISHSFELPREISLDLGASAGYYFSDDDDFSEAGNPNEKYRSLHDGLVSVGLTIPLGDYFSCAPMIAYSFPLSSEADDLITDASYSQDSDFFFGGVTFSLAF
- a CDS encoding hypothetical protein (Evidence 5 : Unknown function); its protein translation is MPTLTSGNIEKGMSFYTEDALVAGGGRDDVYVGSKRIRDLQIAVTANVQIDAEIGQKDHFRMGK
- a CDS encoding conserved exported hypothetical protein (Evidence 4 : Unknown function but conserved in other organisms) gives rise to the protein MARRKKGRHTHLWLLIFTGLIWAYSAGAQAGEDPSKGQSVYVPVYSHIYQGDQENPIYLAVTLSIRNVDPKQPITVLYADYHNSKGTLLKRFQDGPVQLPPFSSMRYVVAESDKAGGSGAFFKVAWQSVDLVNPPILESIMIGTKSQQGISFTSRGQVILEATGEKANVEDACEKIRKMASE
- a CDS encoding TrkA-N domain protein, whose translation is MTTNRKEKTSRQSKAVRHAIRGAMMLVLILLVGTLGYVLLEGWPVIDALYMTIITITTVGFGEVNIVSSSGRVFTIFIIFMGMGIMAYSLGMVAQIMVETQVKTILGRRKLGKELRSIKNHYIVCGFGRIGKIIARGLKGQGVPLVVIDQSPDLREILEEENIPHIIGDATSDDILLEAGIETAKGLVTVVLSDADNLFITMTARGLNPRLFIVSRADNDATEKKLMRAGANKVVLPYLIGGMRMVHTILKPAVMDFIDFTMHESNIELKLEELQVGEQSRLNGVSLINSGIRKEMNVIIVAIRKKGGEMVFNPSSETVIEEGNTLIALGPGKDLDRLSDILLN
- a CDS encoding hypothetical protein (Evidence 5 : Unknown function) — protein: MRMLQEFVFLKTEIQKYDFSCDGFSVDLAVRLPVPPVTSYLDSIRKWFPGRTQFPIRKGGFFFTPFGYSVPPLQSKSRFLHPLHVLSPTASREIQFCQYQGN
- a CDS encoding hypothetical protein (Evidence 5 : Unknown function), which codes for MTRSRFHPEMVFLANLGVNLHGCLFGCAGTRRSPRRKLLISLILAELDFPRSGGTEHVQRVKKPGLALQGWD
- a CDS encoding conserved hypothetical protein (Evidence 4 : Unknown function but conserved in other organisms) gives rise to the protein MDLETKVRQHLETVYGSSVSNLTMKRLGKGVHGTAFKLAFETDGKQRDLILKTLFPAEFGHDHFSDRARVLLLAYADYNDMPQHVEAIDVVGDAPDRLISLKDAQEFFIFMKTAPGTPYVEDLDAILQRHALTEQDRERTRALARFLARLHQRRYQGPNACSLYRRRIRELVGHGECIMGIIDTYDAVPFASFQELSAFARKGVSWWEKLRDKVERLCNVHGDYHPGNIRFHGEGFTLLDRSRGRWGEAADDVSCLASNYIYYALKDRGCFEGPFAELCRVFAENYLELTGDHDLLSMVQPFFAFRILVIANPRFYPDDTTAVKRKLITFGLNVLDCERFDLEKVPDYLI